The sequence below is a genomic window from Qipengyuania flava.
GCCCCCGCAGCCACCACCGCAGCCGCCGTCTCCGCCCCCGGAATCGCCGCCATCATCGCTCGAAAAGCCGCTGTCGCTGCTGGTCGCAGCCTGGCGCATGGCGTGGAGCTCCGAATAGGGCGTGCCGGCAAGGATAGCCGTACCGAACAGCGCCACGCCGAAGCCCATCTCCGGTCCGGTGGGCGCGGTCTTGAGGCGTTTGCTCGCCGCCTTCCCTTCCGCCACGGCAGCCAGCCCACCGCGGGTGCGCGGATCGAGCTTTACCAGCCGGATGAAGCCAAACACGGCGGCGGCCACCATCACTGCGGTGAGGTAGCCGACGGGCTCCCCTTCCGCGACGCCGGCCGAGCGGCGATACCAGCCGACGGCGAGCACCGCGACATAGGGCAGGACCGAGACAAGGCGCAACTGATTGCGCTCGCCCTTGTCGAGGAGGAGGCCGCCGCGGACCAGCCGTTCCTCGATGTCCTCAATGTAAGGCGATACGGTCTTGTGCGCTTCGGTCAGGCCGAAATCGCCCGGTTTGCGCAGCAGGTCCTTTTCGAGCGCGTTTTCCGCTCCCTCTTGCCGCACCACGCGCATCTTGCGCTCGCCCGCCGCGGCAATCGCATCGAT
It includes:
- a CDS encoding TIGR04222 domain-containing membrane protein yields the protein MIEGFSTYTGGDFLAFYALLLVATIVAGVWLPGFLRSDGSNRRVTDRYDMAYLVGGPRRVTEAALAQLFGIDAIAAAGERKMRVVRQEGAENALEKDLLRKPGDFGLTEAHKTVSPYIEDIEERLVRGGLLLDKGERNQLRLVSVLPYVAVLAVGWYRRSAGVAEGEPVGYLTAVMVAAAVFGFIRLVKLDPRTRGGLAAVAEGKAASKRLKTAPTGPEMGFGVALFGTAILAGTPYSELHAMRQAATSSDSGFSSDDGGDSGGGDGGCGGGCGGCG